Proteins encoded in a region of the Paenibacillus sp. E222 genome:
- a CDS encoding ABC transporter permease subunit, which yields MRRMMAVCNKELQAYFLSPTSYFAFAVYVLMTSLLFYSSFVYYQPSIVDYRLVLGDTLSMLLFVVPLLTMRLVAEEFRQGTDELLLTSPARVTEIIFGKYLASLAILVVLILCSLVYPFIMSFFGELDLTSVWLSALGLFFLGGSMMAIGLFASTLSQHQMVSAVAGFIILLVLWMLDSFAGNSGSALQQWLDPFALTNRFDSFTKGVLSGPDILYYVTLSGVFLLLSIQIVERKRWR from the coding sequence ATGAGACGAATGATGGCGGTTTGCAATAAAGAACTGCAGGCATACTTCCTGTCACCGACGTCGTATTTCGCTTTTGCCGTATATGTACTGATGACAAGTTTGCTGTTCTACTCCAGCTTTGTCTATTACCAGCCAAGCATTGTGGATTATCGCCTGGTGCTGGGAGACACGTTATCCATGCTGCTGTTTGTGGTGCCGTTGCTGACGATGCGACTGGTGGCAGAGGAATTCCGGCAGGGAACGGACGAACTTTTGTTGACTTCACCTGCACGGGTGACCGAGATTATTTTTGGTAAATATTTGGCGTCCCTCGCCATTCTTGTTGTACTTATTCTGTGCAGTCTAGTGTACCCGTTTATTATGTCCTTCTTTGGTGAACTGGATCTGACATCCGTCTGGTTGTCTGCACTGGGTCTCTTTTTCCTGGGCGGCAGTATGATGGCGATTGGACTGTTTGCTTCCACGTTATCTCAGCACCAAATGGTGTCTGCGGTAGCCGGTTTTATTATTTTGCTCGTATTGTGGATGCTTGATTCATTTGCAGGCAATTCTGGATCTGCGTTACAGCAATGGCTGGACCCGTTTGCGCTGACGAACCGGTTTGACAGCTTCACGAAGGGTGTACTTAGTGGCCCAGATATATTGTATTACGTGACGCTCTCAGGTGTGTTTCTGCTGTTAAGCATTCAAATTGTGGAACGGAAGCGGTGGAGGTGA
- a CDS encoding DHA2 family efflux MFS transporter permease subunit, translating to MKQQTAVPQNPAEFSIKTIILPLLAIIVGMIMVILDSTVVNVAIPNLVQYFETDLKTIQWTVTGYTLALSAVIPLAGWLTDRFGAKRVFLFTIAMFTLGSVLCSIAQSPEQLIIYRIIQGLGGGMVAPIGMAMVFRLAPPERRGSIMGMLGIPMLLAPALGPVLSGWFIESLSWHWIFLINLPIGIAAFILCIKFLPDTDRGRTPALDLLGMILAPIAFSMLAYGVSEGGTSWTSATTLTGVIVGGVALILFIIVELRHKNPLLELRVFKSSDFTRGIILAWVSQVALFGAMILIPLYLQQIKGYTALETGLILLPQALASGVGMPLGGRLFDKIGARPLAFVGLGIISGALFILSSITAETGLGLIILSLVMMGLGMGFSMMPLNTHVLNAAPRKLVGRVTPLTAAAQQVVVSFAVAGLTGFLTSHIASNTAGATDAAGMVNGLVAGFNDTFFLAACIALFGCLLSLILRKPKRMEEESLQTGDQPDPAMMMGH from the coding sequence GTGAAACAACAAACAGCAGTGCCTCAGAACCCGGCGGAGTTTTCGATTAAAACGATTATTCTGCCGCTACTGGCTATTATCGTCGGGATGATTATGGTCATCTTGGACAGCACGGTGGTCAACGTGGCGATTCCGAATCTGGTTCAATATTTTGAGACCGATCTGAAGACCATTCAATGGACGGTTACAGGATACACGTTGGCTTTGTCAGCCGTTATTCCGCTGGCGGGATGGTTGACCGACCGATTCGGTGCCAAAAGAGTATTTCTGTTCACGATCGCGATGTTTACTCTGGGTTCAGTATTATGTTCGATCGCGCAATCTCCTGAACAATTGATTATTTACCGTATCATCCAGGGACTTGGCGGAGGCATGGTTGCTCCGATTGGTATGGCGATGGTATTCCGTCTGGCTCCTCCTGAAAGAAGAGGTTCTATCATGGGTATGCTCGGGATTCCCATGCTGTTGGCCCCTGCGCTGGGTCCGGTATTATCGGGTTGGTTCATTGAATCACTCAGCTGGCACTGGATCTTCCTGATCAATCTGCCGATTGGTATTGCCGCGTTTATTCTATGTATCAAATTCCTGCCGGATACGGATCGTGGACGCACGCCTGCACTTGATCTGCTCGGTATGATTCTGGCACCAATCGCATTCTCGATGCTCGCATACGGTGTAAGTGAAGGCGGAACAAGCTGGACGTCTGCAACAACACTGACAGGTGTGATTGTCGGAGGCGTGGCGCTGATCCTGTTCATTATCGTTGAGCTTCGTCACAAGAATCCGCTGTTGGAACTTCGGGTGTTCAAATCCTCTGATTTCACACGGGGTATTATTCTGGCATGGGTATCACAAGTCGCTTTGTTCGGGGCGATGATTTTGATCCCACTTTATCTGCAACAAATTAAAGGCTACACTGCACTGGAAACAGGACTCATTTTGCTCCCGCAGGCGCTGGCTTCGGGTGTGGGTATGCCACTTGGTGGACGATTATTTGATAAAATCGGTGCAAGACCGCTGGCTTTCGTGGGTCTGGGTATCATCTCGGGTGCCTTGTTTATTCTGTCTTCGATTACCGCGGAAACGGGTCTTGGTCTGATCATTCTCAGTCTGGTCATGATGGGATTGGGTATGGGCTTTTCCATGATGCCACTCAATACGCATGTACTGAATGCTGCTCCACGTAAGCTGGTAGGTCGGGTTACCCCGCTTACTGCTGCTGCACAGCAAGTGGTTGTATCCTTTGCAGTTGCCGGCTTGACCGGATTCCTGACCTCCCATATTGCAAGCAATACAGCTGGAGCAACTGATGCAGCAGGTATGGTGAATGGATTAGTGGCTGGTTTTAACGACACCTTCTTCCTGGCAGCGTGCATTGCCTTGTTTGGATGTCTGCTCAGTCTGATCCTGCGTAAACCCAAACGGATGGAGGAAGAGTCCCTTCAAACAGGGGATCAGCCTGATCCTGCAATGATGATGGGACACTGA
- a CDS encoding glycosyltransferase, with amino-acid sequence MNPSVSIVIPFYNDPYVPQAIQSALNQTYTDVEIIIVNDGSTRYEELLKPYRPYIYVLGKSNGGTASALNHGIRHASGDYIAWLSSDDLLYPDKIRHQVEFMQRENVLISHTNFNYINEHSAVTKLNGGAEPMAEPDWLRLFVYGNPVNGCTVMIRKDLFSGVGLFNELLPYTHDLDLWMRILLNGHRFPYLNESLTAYRRHGGMGTLRHSDAIGREASMVWSRYREPLLQRIAAMGG; translated from the coding sequence ATGAATCCGAGCGTGTCCATTGTCATTCCGTTTTACAATGATCCCTATGTACCTCAAGCGATCCAGAGTGCACTGAACCAGACATATACCGATGTGGAGATCATTATCGTCAATGATGGATCTACCCGGTATGAAGAGCTGCTTAAGCCTTATCGTCCCTACATTTATGTTCTTGGCAAAAGTAATGGCGGCACAGCTTCGGCTCTGAATCATGGCATCCGTCATGCCTCCGGGGACTACATCGCCTGGCTGAGTTCAGATGACCTCTTATATCCGGATAAGATTCGTCATCAGGTTGAATTTATGCAACGGGAGAATGTGCTTATCTCACATACCAACTTTAATTACATTAATGAGCACTCAGCGGTGACCAAGTTAAACGGGGGAGCAGAACCGATGGCCGAACCGGATTGGCTGCGCCTCTTCGTATACGGCAATCCGGTGAACGGCTGTACTGTGATGATTCGCAAGGATCTCTTTAGTGGAGTGGGCTTGTTTAATGAACTGTTGCCTTATACGCATGATTTGGATCTATGGATGCGTATTCTGCTGAACGGTCACCGTTTTCCATATCTGAACGAATCGCTTACGGCATATCGACGGCATGGGGGAATGGGCACGTTACGCCATTCGGATGCCATCGGCCGGGAGGCCTCCATGGTATGGTCCAGATATCGGGAGCCCTTGTTGCAGCGGATCGCTGCCATGGGAGGGTAA
- a CDS encoding glycosyltransferase family 4 protein yields MRVLLVTYWELTQMGGIWTYVKQLADRLMALGVEVDIMGTNGAKNEVYIRNLNRSFSKDKVWPMLQAKLNPTDLPQFTADSLVAYYELNRYAFEMGAAYLGVDHYDVIHAQDPVAAVAMRRILNRNTPMVTSYHGALARETFYDAQNTDPQLTLTAYLQSTRGRYFTSLEERSAAQSELILVSSHWIKSTLTELHVPEWKFRLIPYAIDLPAYRAQAAVKFRQRKPAGKKVIAYTGRLEYIKGVHVLINALSSLKKIRSDWVCWIAGEGNLKNELYVQAMKAGIDSDIVFWGKLANIPSFLRHADIYVQPSLQDTQPFSVTEAQLAGLPVIVSGTAGMPEMVQPEHTGWVVPPQDAESLGALLNALLQDKATRTKVGAAAKAWAEQHRSLEEMGLRTLHVYQEAIQLGGQRI; encoded by the coding sequence ATGAGAGTTCTGCTCGTGACCTATTGGGAGCTTACACAGATGGGTGGAATATGGACATATGTGAAACAGCTGGCTGACAGGCTAATGGCTCTTGGCGTAGAGGTGGATATTATGGGCACCAACGGAGCCAAAAATGAAGTGTACATTCGCAATCTCAATCGTTCTTTCTCCAAAGATAAGGTATGGCCCATGCTTCAAGCCAAACTTAATCCGACAGATTTGCCCCAGTTCACTGCCGATTCTCTCGTGGCTTATTATGAATTGAACAGGTATGCCTTTGAAATGGGAGCCGCCTATCTGGGCGTTGACCATTACGATGTCATCCATGCGCAAGATCCGGTAGCAGCCGTCGCGATGAGACGTATTTTAAACCGCAACACACCAATGGTAACCAGTTACCACGGAGCACTTGCGCGCGAAACTTTCTATGATGCTCAAAACACTGACCCGCAACTTACTCTAACTGCTTATTTACAATCCACACGCGGTCGTTACTTCACCTCTTTGGAAGAGCGTAGCGCTGCACAATCGGAGCTCATCTTGGTTTCCAGCCATTGGATTAAAAGCACACTGACCGAACTCCATGTTCCTGAGTGGAAATTCCGCTTGATTCCGTATGCTATTGATCTGCCAGCCTACCGCGCTCAAGCAGCGGTCAAGTTTCGTCAGCGTAAGCCAGCAGGCAAAAAAGTAATTGCTTATACAGGAAGGCTAGAGTATATCAAGGGAGTACACGTATTGATTAACGCGCTCTCCAGTCTGAAGAAAATCCGTTCGGATTGGGTCTGTTGGATTGCTGGTGAAGGGAATCTAAAAAATGAATTGTATGTGCAGGCCATGAAGGCAGGTATAGATTCTGATATCGTATTCTGGGGCAAACTGGCGAACATACCTTCGTTCCTGCGCCATGCCGACATTTATGTACAGCCCAGCTTACAGGATACGCAGCCCTTCTCCGTCACAGAGGCGCAACTTGCCGGACTGCCTGTCATTGTAAGCGGTACGGCAGGTATGCCCGAGATGGTCCAGCCTGAACATACCGGCTGGGTCGTGCCACCACAGGATGCAGAATCACTTGGCGCATTGTTAAATGCTCTTTTGCAAGATAAAGCCACCCGTACAAAGGTAGGCGCAGCAGCCAAAGCTTGGGCTGAGCAACATCGTTCGCTGGAAGAGATGGGATTGCGTACACTGCATGTCTACCAGGAAGCCATTCAGTTGGGAGGTCAGAGAATATGA
- a CDS encoding NAD-dependent epimerase/dehydratase family protein yields MDGAELTGKKVLITGASGFTGRHAVAYFKTVGAAVAAVVRRAGIHSFGDGVAVHVCDLNDKQQVRHLIEEVKPDYVLHLAGKNSVPDSWSDPLLVLETNVMAVLYLLDALRSCPAARTVIVGSRLKYTPEPGRPPQPPHPYSLSKALEEMVSLSWMSLFGQQIMLAEPGNLIGAGPSTGICSLLARHIVACEHQGKTEAFRLSGRDNTRDFLDVRDAVRAYATLLVQGTTGNVYPVVSGTERSLGEIADTLLTMTEAEVPVRWDGASSGPDGARNQEELSALRKLGWQPLIPFTQSLRDILSDVRTQQGRATT; encoded by the coding sequence ATGGATGGAGCAGAGCTAACAGGCAAAAAAGTACTGATCACAGGTGCTTCTGGCTTCACTGGACGGCATGCGGTTGCTTATTTCAAGACAGTCGGTGCGGCGGTTGCAGCAGTGGTCAGGCGGGCAGGTATACATTCGTTTGGCGATGGCGTGGCTGTACATGTCTGTGATCTTAATGATAAACAGCAAGTCCGTCATCTGATTGAAGAGGTGAAACCGGATTATGTGCTGCATCTTGCAGGCAAAAATTCCGTGCCTGATTCGTGGTCCGATCCGCTGCTGGTGCTTGAAACCAATGTGATGGCTGTTCTGTATTTGCTGGATGCATTAAGAAGCTGTCCGGCGGCACGGACCGTTATTGTGGGTTCCCGATTAAAGTATACTCCCGAACCCGGTCGGCCACCGCAGCCTCCGCACCCCTATAGTCTCAGCAAAGCATTAGAGGAAATGGTATCTCTATCGTGGATGTCTCTGTTTGGACAGCAGATTATGCTGGCCGAGCCGGGAAATCTGATCGGGGCTGGCCCTTCAACGGGCATATGTTCGCTGCTGGCACGTCATATTGTTGCTTGTGAACATCAGGGGAAGACGGAGGCCTTTCGTCTATCCGGCCGGGATAATACCCGTGATTTTCTAGATGTGCGGGACGCAGTCCGGGCCTATGCAACCTTGCTTGTTCAAGGCACAACGGGAAACGTATATCCGGTTGTATCGGGCACGGAGCGCAGTCTCGGAGAAATTGCGGATACGCTGCTAACCATGACCGAAGCGGAGGTGCCGGTACGCTGGGACGGAGCTTCTTCCGGTCCGGACGGGGCTAGAAATCAGGAGGAGTTATCGGCACTGCGCAAGTTGGGCTGGCAGCCGCTGATTCCATTTACCCAATCTCTTCGAGATATTCTGAGCGATGTTCGTACTCAGCAGGGGAGGGCGACTACATGA
- a CDS encoding SDR family oxidoreductase, whose product MKLMILGGNGMAGHILVDYFRRQGVHSVFYTTRDVSDPNGLLLDVNDCFMVDRLVEAVHPDVIVNAVGVLNSFADEDKITAYHINGFLPHRLRRVADTIGARLIHISTDCVFSGDRGAYREDDVTDGTSAYAITKALGEVHDAGHLTIRTSIIGPEIRKGGIGLMHWFMSCTGEVGGYTRVFWNGVTTLELAKWVDHYLASPVSGLIHLAHPVPVSKHDLLVLFKQTWNKQDVVVVPDDSVVQDRTLVSTREDVKTDLPDYSTMLKELALWMEQS is encoded by the coding sequence ATGAAGTTGATGATACTTGGGGGAAACGGAATGGCCGGCCATATTTTGGTCGACTATTTCCGCCGTCAAGGCGTTCACAGCGTCTTCTATACTACCCGGGATGTGTCTGATCCTAACGGTCTATTGCTGGATGTAAATGATTGCTTTATGGTCGACCGTCTGGTGGAGGCGGTGCACCCGGATGTCATCGTTAACGCGGTGGGTGTTTTGAACAGCTTTGCAGATGAAGACAAAATTACCGCTTATCATATTAATGGATTTCTGCCGCATCGTTTGCGGCGGGTCGCTGACACGATCGGTGCACGTTTGATTCACATCAGTACAGATTGTGTGTTTAGTGGGGACCGGGGGGCGTACCGGGAGGATGATGTTACCGATGGAACATCGGCCTATGCAATCACGAAAGCACTCGGTGAAGTCCATGATGCCGGGCATCTGACGATCCGTACGTCCATTATAGGACCCGAAATTCGGAAAGGCGGCATTGGTCTGATGCATTGGTTCATGTCCTGCACAGGTGAGGTTGGCGGGTATACACGCGTCTTCTGGAATGGAGTAACTACCCTTGAACTGGCCAAATGGGTAGATCATTATCTGGCATCGCCAGTCAGTGGTCTAATCCATCTGGCTCATCCGGTGCCTGTAAGCAAGCATGATCTGCTTGTGCTGTTCAAACAGACATGGAATAAACAGGATGTTGTTGTTGTACCTGATGATAGCGTTGTGCAGGATCGCACGTTAGTTTCCACACGTGAGGATGTGAAGACAGACCTTCCGGATTATTCTACGATGCTGAAGGAGCTGGCATTATGGATGGAGCAGAGCTAA
- a CDS encoding glycosyltransferase, which translates to MEPKVSIVIPFYNCAYIDQAVHSAIHQTYPHIEVIVVDDGSKKHVERLQPFMDRIRYIRKKNGGTATALNEGIKRATGDYFVWLSSDDVMLLDRVEKQLKFMLDVKASFCHGAYHYVDANSEWMDTVRPEVGSRLEMLQVLTEGCPINGCTVMLEMDAFRKFGMFDTEFRYTHDYEMWLRLFPLYELFYYDEPLMCYRVHESMGTKKHFKALKAEMELVQAKHRPILLNLLQVGGYWK; encoded by the coding sequence ATGGAGCCGAAAGTATCAATTGTCATTCCTTTTTATAATTGCGCGTACATTGATCAGGCTGTGCACAGCGCCATTCACCAGACGTATCCGCATATTGAGGTCATTGTGGTGGATGATGGCTCTAAGAAGCATGTGGAGCGGCTTCAACCATTCATGGATCGCATTCGCTATATTCGAAAAAAGAATGGTGGAACGGCAACCGCGTTAAACGAGGGAATCAAGCGAGCGACAGGTGATTACTTTGTCTGGCTCAGCTCCGATGATGTGATGTTGCTGGACCGGGTAGAGAAACAACTGAAGTTCATGCTTGACGTTAAGGCTTCGTTCTGTCACGGGGCTTATCATTATGTAGATGCGAACAGCGAATGGATGGACACGGTGAGACCAGAAGTAGGGAGTCGTCTGGAGATGCTTCAGGTGCTGACCGAAGGCTGCCCAATAAATGGTTGCACCGTGATGCTTGAGATGGATGCATTTCGAAAGTTCGGCATGTTTGACACCGAATTTCGCTACACGCATGACTATGAGATGTGGCTTCGTCTTTTTCCACTCTATGAGTTGTTCTATTACGATGAGCCTCTGATGTGTTATCGGGTTCATGAATCGATGGGAACCAAGAAACACTTCAAAGCTTTGAAAGCTGAGATGGAACTTGTCCAGGCTAAGCATCGGCCCATATTGCTCAATCTGCTGCAGGTTGGTGGTTACTGGAAGTAG
- a CDS encoding glycosyltransferase family 4 protein: MKVLFTFFVPSGGVDTLNRLRTAVLQRHGIEAHVLYLNPGSGMQNNTSTPVFTTSSDEEIHSLIHHHRYDAIIVTSDIAMPGRLRALGYKGRIIYEAQGLGTREQALETIQMGVPYLQAHCDAAVIPPTDHLLELFIHMCPWLHRFVIPNMLDTNTFAPVSVDTPPYPVLAWVGRLEHNKNWREYLTISRKIIKKIPKARLWLFHDPTLANPEDEVMFRHMLAEYGLEDRIGIFINVPHSQMPTFYSMVAASGGIMLSTSLLEGFGYAVAEAISCGCPVLSTDSDGVRSFITHNQTGKFYPIGNVNTAVSEAVDLMRNKKLREYIRIQGRQHMAISFSPDRYAASFREMMTALSIFF; encoded by the coding sequence GTGAAAGTACTATTCACATTTTTTGTTCCAAGCGGCGGTGTAGATACGTTAAACCGATTGCGTACAGCCGTTCTGCAACGCCATGGCATCGAAGCGCATGTATTGTATCTGAACCCTGGCTCGGGAATGCAGAACAATACCAGCACGCCGGTCTTCACCACTTCCAGTGATGAGGAAATTCACAGTTTGATTCATCATCATCGTTATGATGCCATTATTGTTACCTCCGATATTGCCATGCCGGGCAGATTAAGAGCCCTCGGGTATAAAGGACGCATTATCTATGAAGCACAGGGGCTTGGGACGCGTGAACAGGCTCTGGAAACCATCCAGATGGGAGTACCTTATCTGCAAGCCCACTGTGATGCAGCGGTCATCCCTCCAACGGATCATTTACTGGAGCTGTTCATCCATATGTGTCCATGGCTTCACCGGTTTGTCATTCCCAATATGCTGGATACCAATACCTTTGCCCCAGTTTCGGTGGATACCCCTCCCTATCCGGTACTTGCATGGGTCGGGAGGCTCGAACACAACAAAAACTGGCGGGAATATTTGACGATATCCAGGAAAATCATTAAAAAAATTCCGAAAGCCAGACTATGGTTGTTCCACGATCCCACCTTGGCCAATCCAGAGGACGAGGTCATGTTTCGACACATGCTTGCGGAGTACGGGCTTGAAGATCGGATTGGCATCTTTATCAATGTTCCCCATTCCCAGATGCCTACATTCTACTCCATGGTGGCTGCTTCCGGAGGAATCATGCTGTCGACTTCGCTGCTTGAAGGGTTTGGATACGCCGTTGCTGAAGCCATCAGCTGCGGCTGCCCGGTACTCAGTACCGATTCGGATGGCGTAAGGTCCTTTATTACACATAACCAAACGGGAAAATTCTATCCGATTGGCAATGTGAATACCGCTGTATCAGAAGCAGTAGACCTTATGCGCAACAAAAAGCTGCGGGAATATATTCGCATTCAGGGCAGACAGCATATGGCCATCTCCTTCTCCCCTGACCGATACGCTGCTTCATTTCGGGAAATGATGACAGCCTTGAGCATTTTCTTTTAA
- a CDS encoding GldG family protein, whose product MKKWLSHTNSTVLSVAVVGIFILLTLFLNSLGGFQLDLTSNKQYTLSDQSLTAIKNVKEDVNILVLTVENANNTVLNREVSDMVQEYTKRNSKLKMKQYNLTQEPALASKYGITGSSIVLEQGDQHKVIDIASLFTAVGDGSDGSYQFTGEEKLTQALMNLSSTEMHKMVFLTGHEELGLDQLTTLRSSLEQNNITTEELQLNQAGQVPEDADVLAIIGPQRDISDTELKAIRTYLSNGGKLLLSLGFHEDMKLTWKNIDALMTDYGVVDEHAVMVDNQQASTMGPLWVVPEYGSHAITDKLSESKLYPMLSLSIALTSKEQDKYTLSPLIHSSNDSYGETNIAGLLQNETSNDPDQDVQGPVELGYAADTTDGKPKAVILGSSIFMQDSEIANGGNRDFILNTVNYLSEKEDGVTIRPRVQSGYQTAYLDGEQARTIFFVAIVAFPFIFVMIGVLLWWRRRRV is encoded by the coding sequence ATGAAAAAATGGTTGAGTCATACCAACAGTACCGTGCTGTCTGTAGCGGTGGTTGGCATCTTTATTTTGCTGACCCTGTTTCTGAATTCGCTTGGCGGCTTCCAACTGGATCTGACCTCGAATAAACAATACACCTTGTCAGATCAGTCTCTTACCGCGATCAAAAACGTAAAAGAAGACGTCAACATTCTGGTGTTAACCGTTGAAAATGCGAATAATACGGTCTTGAACCGCGAAGTATCGGATATGGTTCAGGAATATACGAAACGCAACAGCAAACTGAAGATGAAGCAATACAATCTGACGCAGGAGCCTGCGCTGGCCTCCAAATATGGCATCACAGGCAGCTCCATTGTATTGGAACAGGGAGATCAGCATAAAGTCATTGATATCGCCAGTCTATTCACGGCTGTCGGGGATGGAAGCGATGGATCGTACCAGTTCACGGGTGAGGAAAAGTTGACACAAGCGCTAATGAACCTGTCTTCCACGGAGATGCACAAGATGGTCTTTCTGACAGGACATGAGGAGCTTGGCCTGGATCAACTGACTACGCTGCGCTCATCTTTGGAACAGAATAATATCACGACAGAAGAACTTCAGCTGAATCAGGCAGGTCAGGTTCCAGAAGATGCGGACGTACTCGCGATTATTGGGCCACAGCGGGATATTAGTGATACTGAACTTAAGGCCATTCGGACATATCTGAGTAACGGAGGTAAATTGCTGTTATCTCTCGGTTTTCACGAGGACATGAAATTGACTTGGAAAAATATCGATGCACTCATGACAGATTATGGCGTGGTTGATGAGCATGCTGTCATGGTGGATAATCAGCAAGCCAGCACAATGGGCCCACTGTGGGTCGTGCCAGAGTATGGTTCCCATGCCATCACAGATAAACTGTCAGAAAGCAAACTGTATCCGATGTTATCCCTGTCCATTGCTTTGACAAGCAAAGAGCAGGATAAATACACCTTGTCGCCGCTCATTCATTCATCCAATGACAGTTATGGCGAGACAAACATTGCAGGTTTATTGCAGAACGAAACATCCAACGATCCGGATCAGGACGTTCAAGGCCCGGTTGAGCTTGGATATGCGGCGGATACAACGGATGGCAAACCGAAGGCAGTTATTCTGGGCTCATCCATTTTCATGCAGGACTCGGAAATAGCGAACGGCGGAAATCGGGATTTTATTCTGAATACCGTCAATTATTTAAGTGAAAAAGAAGATGGGGTAACGATCCGGCCACGGGTACAATCCGGTTATCAAACGGCGTATTTGGATGGTGAACAAGCCAGAACCATTTTCTTCGTGGCTATTGTCGCATTCCCGTTCATCTTTGTTATGATAGGTGTACTCTTATGGTGGAGGCGCAGACGCGTATGA
- a CDS encoding ABC transporter ATP-binding protein codes for MLEVKQVSKVFDGRRGVHQLDFTMERGEIVGFLGPNGAGKTTTMRMITGYLHPTAGSISVDGISVHDQGRSVRSKIGYLPETPPLYPDMTVQSYLKFVANLRDVPTREVKLRISEMVSRLGLQGREKQLVRGLSKGYKQRLGLAGAIIHKPDLLVLDEPTSGLDPNQIMEIRDLIRELGENHTVLLSTHILPEVSALCNRMLIINQGQLVLDGSPQHFGSAMGDRFKVSIEVKATEQQLHNVLTPWEKVRSEVIPAADGQVSTGSAHTVKMLLTGESSDDFREELFYLLSGAGLPILEMKKENLSLEQIFLKLTTTETESEAELATLETETDKVQIANQATGEEANLGTTSDLKQSTKSESASADSHTGEGSK; via the coding sequence GTGCTCGAAGTGAAACAGGTAAGCAAGGTATTTGATGGACGGCGCGGCGTGCATCAACTGGATTTCACAATGGAGCGCGGTGAGATTGTTGGATTTTTGGGACCGAATGGTGCCGGGAAAACCACAACGATGCGAATGATTACGGGCTATTTGCATCCAACAGCAGGCTCCATTTCAGTGGATGGCATATCGGTGCACGATCAGGGCAGGAGCGTCCGTTCCAAGATCGGTTATCTGCCAGAGACACCGCCGCTTTATCCAGATATGACGGTACAGTCGTATCTGAAATTCGTCGCTAATCTCAGGGATGTTCCGACACGTGAAGTGAAACTGCGGATCAGTGAGATGGTGAGCAGGCTGGGTCTTCAAGGCCGTGAAAAGCAACTGGTGCGCGGGCTGTCCAAAGGGTACAAGCAGCGTCTGGGTCTGGCTGGAGCCATTATTCACAAACCGGATTTGCTCGTGTTGGATGAGCCGACTTCAGGTCTTGATCCGAATCAGATTATGGAGATACGGGATTTGATCCGTGAACTGGGTGAGAATCATACAGTGCTGCTCAGTACACATATTTTGCCGGAAGTGAGCGCGCTGTGTAATCGCATGTTAATTATTAACCAGGGACAGCTCGTATTGGACGGTTCACCGCAGCATTTTGGTTCCGCGATGGGGGACCGGTTCAAGGTATCCATTGAAGTGAAGGCAACAGAGCAGCAATTACATAATGTGCTGACACCTTGGGAGAAGGTACGGAGCGAAGTTATTCCAGCAGCGGATGGACAGGTATCCACCGGTTCTGCTCATACGGTTAAAATGCTGCTTACCGGCGAATCTTCCGATGATTTCCGGGAAGAATTGTTCTACCTTTTGTCTGGTGCAGGCTTGCCGATCCTGGAAATGAAGAAAGAAAATCTCAGTCTGGAACAGATTTTCCTGAAGCTGACCACAACGGAAACGGAATCCGAAGCGGAACTGGCAACGCTGGAGACTGAAACTGATAAAGTGCAGATCGCCAATCAGGCGACAGGTGAAGAGGCCAATTTGGGAACCACTTCAGATCTGAAGCAATCAACTAAGTCCGAGAGCGCTTCAGCTGATTCCCACACAGGGGAGGGTTCCAAATGA